In Paenibacillus guangzhouensis, a single window of DNA contains:
- a CDS encoding flavin reductase family protein, whose product MHVTIDPKILYFGTSVVLISTRNEDGTPNLAPMSSAWWLNKTCMLGLSSKSQTVQNIMRERECVLNLPSTNLVPAIELLTLLTGRNPVPTSKAQRGYQYEADKFGIAGLTPMPSDQVRAPRVLECPVHLEATLVNIHPVEEPSSLVALEVRIQKVHIEEHLQKEGHPHYIDPAKWKPMIMNFCEYFGLDHQLSTSRLAPVFGPTTQ is encoded by the coding sequence ATGCATGTTACGATCGATCCGAAAATCCTTTATTTTGGCACATCCGTTGTTCTGATTAGCACCCGGAACGAAGACGGTACGCCTAATTTGGCCCCGATGTCCTCGGCTTGGTGGCTCAATAAGACATGTATGCTGGGACTGAGCAGCAAATCGCAGACTGTACAGAATATTATGCGCGAACGCGAATGCGTATTAAATCTGCCCTCTACAAATTTGGTGCCCGCCATTGAGCTGTTAACACTACTAACGGGCCGCAACCCGGTTCCGACATCCAAGGCACAGCGCGGCTATCAATATGAAGCGGATAAATTCGGTATTGCCGGACTTACGCCAATGCCATCCGATCAAGTTCGCGCGCCGCGCGTATTGGAATGCCCCGTCCACCTTGAGGCGACGCTCGTGAATATACACCCTGTCGAAGAACCCAGTTCCTTAGTTGCGCTTGAAGTTCGAATACAGAAAGTCCATATCGAAGAACATTTGCAAAAGGAGGGACATCCCCATTACATCGACCCCGCCAAATGGAAGCCGATGATTATGAATTTCTGCGAATATTTCGGACTTGATCATCAGCTCTCCACGTCCAGACTCGCACCTGTGTTCGGACCGACGACTCAGTAG
- a CDS encoding TraX family protein — MRLNAFQLKLIAMIFMVLDHIATFIPGDIPQWFHWVGRIVSPIFFYFVVEGFYHTRNRIQYMLRLFSWAFVMWGGSLLIQLISGQEHEIHNNIFLSLAMAVVMMYGLEMARKGREKTAIGILIALVAAAGGMFTEASFYGVLMTLIFYYCRNWKWLMGLLYAIVFLGMNLFMGQQFSYDQMFLADPQWMMVFALPFILLYNGERGLNNKFTKYMFYAFYPVHIWIIYIVAGLMK; from the coding sequence ATGCGCTTGAATGCTTTTCAATTGAAATTAATCGCTATGATATTTATGGTATTGGATCATATCGCGACGTTTATCCCTGGGGACATCCCGCAGTGGTTTCATTGGGTAGGGAGGATTGTAAGTCCGATCTTCTTCTATTTTGTAGTTGAAGGTTTCTATCATACGCGGAATCGGATTCAGTATATGCTGCGGCTATTTAGCTGGGCATTTGTGATGTGGGGAGGTTCATTGCTGATTCAACTCATTTCAGGGCAGGAACACGAAATTCATAACAATATTTTCTTGTCGCTTGCCATGGCAGTTGTGATGATGTACGGATTAGAAATGGCTCGCAAAGGGCGCGAAAAGACGGCCATCGGCATATTGATTGCTCTTGTCGCGGCAGCGGGGGGCATGTTCACCGAAGCCTCCTTTTACGGTGTCCTGATGACGCTCATCTTCTACTACTGTAGAAACTGGAAGTGGCTTATGGGATTGCTCTATGCCATCGTTTTCTTAGGGATGAATCTATTCATGGGACAACAATTCTCGTATGATCAGATGTTCCTAGCAGACCCGCAATGGATGATGGTATTCGCATTGCCGTTTATCCTGCTCTACAATGGGGAACGCGGATTGAACAATAAATTCACGAAGTATATGTTTTATGCCTTTTATCCCGTGCATATTTGGATCATTTATATCGTTGCAGGTTTGATGAAATAG
- a CDS encoding DoxX family protein, translated as MAPFIVLVASFLLFRGLGFVGLSYFADWQASLQAAVALMLLLTASAHWGKRCGDLIQMVPPTLPKREWIVSATGILEIAGAILIVLPFTSGAAAIGLVVLLIAMFPANIRAARERLTIGGKPVPPLGVRIVLQLIFIAAILGASPLFY; from the coding sequence ATGGCGCCGTTTATCGTATTGGTTGCATCGTTTCTATTATTTCGTGGACTTGGATTTGTCGGTCTCTCCTACTTCGCCGATTGGCAGGCATCATTGCAAGCGGCCGTAGCACTGATGCTGTTGTTAACGGCTTCGGCGCATTGGGGGAAGCGATGTGGCGATCTAATTCAGATGGTTCCACCGACTTTGCCGAAGCGAGAATGGATCGTCTCAGCGACAGGTATCTTAGAAATCGCCGGCGCGATTCTCATCGTGTTGCCGTTCACTTCGGGCGCGGCGGCTATTGGCTTAGTTGTCCTGCTTATCGCGATGTTCCCCGCAAACATTCGAGCTGCGCGCGAGCGTTTAACTATCGGCGGTAAGCCCGTCCCCCCGCTTGGGGTGAGAATCGTCCTTCAGTTAATCTTTATTGCGGCGATTCTAGGGGCGTCGCCCCTATTCTACTGA
- the gap gene encoding type I glyceraldehyde-3-phosphate dehydrogenase yields MGRIGRLLVRRAFEHPQKSWQLRAINCLYPASTIAHLLTYDTVHSKWDRDISVEPNALIIEGQRIEVLSEPDPARLPWEQLGIHTVIDATGKFTDRSQAAQHLEAGAKKVIITSPGKGLDLTVVMGVNENKYDPDRHAIVSAASCTTNCLAPVLHILDDAFQVLTGWMTTIHSYTNDQKHLDNPHRDLRRARACTQSIVPTSTGVGKALGEVIPHLAPVIQGISIRVPTPNVSLIDLTVETYHEVTQEQVRNVFKQAVIGRYASIVQLCEEPLVSTDFIGNDKSSVIDGLSMMTQGSQVKVLAWYDNEWAYACRVIDLAQYMVSQEVNVSEPETVTI; encoded by the coding sequence ATGGGAAGAATCGGACGGTTATTAGTTCGCCGCGCATTCGAACATCCTCAGAAGTCGTGGCAGCTGCGCGCAATCAACTGTCTATATCCAGCATCGACGATTGCTCATTTGCTGACATATGACACCGTGCATAGCAAATGGGATCGAGACATATCGGTGGAGCCGAACGCGCTTATCATTGAAGGACAGCGAATTGAAGTGTTAAGTGAACCGGATCCTGCCCGCCTGCCTTGGGAGCAACTTGGCATTCATACGGTCATTGATGCAACGGGGAAATTTACTGACCGATCACAAGCGGCACAGCATTTGGAGGCGGGCGCAAAGAAAGTTATCATTACTTCACCTGGCAAAGGGTTGGACCTCACGGTCGTCATGGGCGTCAATGAGAACAAATATGATCCAGATCGACATGCGATTGTATCAGCAGCATCGTGTACGACGAATTGTCTAGCACCGGTACTTCATATTCTGGACGATGCTTTTCAAGTTCTAACCGGTTGGATGACGACAATACATTCGTATACAAATGATCAGAAGCATCTGGATAATCCACATCGCGATCTGCGTAGAGCAAGAGCTTGTACGCAATCCATTGTGCCAACCTCAACAGGCGTCGGCAAAGCGCTTGGCGAAGTGATTCCGCATCTGGCACCCGTGATTCAAGGCATCTCAATTCGTGTGCCGACGCCGAATGTCTCTCTCATCGATTTGACCGTGGAGACATACCACGAAGTGACGCAGGAACAAGTTCGCAACGTTTTTAAGCAAGCGGTCATTGGTAGATACGCCTCCATTGTCCAATTATGCGAAGAGCCGCTCGTCTCGACGGATTTCATCGGCAACGATAAATCGTCGGTGATCGACGGATTGTCGATGATGACGCAAGGCAGTCAAGTGAAGGTGCTCGCGTGGTATGACAACGAGTGGGCCTATGCATGTCGCGTGATCGACTTAGCCCAGTACATGGTCAGCCAAGAAGTGAACGTGTCTGAGCCTGAGACCGTTACCATATAA
- a CDS encoding class D sortase, which yields MKSRYMAPLLIVIGLFIFSYPGLSDWMDNRQQQRLLAEWQTSLMNLDSSTAGINTVDRSVAGDTVQENANQQTTSDSDVQGILRIDKINLNLPILYGATSQHMKTTVAQIEKTGKVGEVGNVAIAGHRSRTYGRNFNRLAEMESGDIIEVETKHQHYQYVVTQKMTVKPDEVWVLEPEGTEREITLVTCEPMVNPTHRLIIKGKMVDEEPRNLN from the coding sequence GTGAAGAGCAGATATATGGCGCCCCTCCTTATTGTCATTGGCCTATTTATTTTCAGCTATCCCGGTTTATCCGATTGGATGGACAATCGGCAGCAGCAGCGCTTGCTCGCGGAATGGCAGACAAGTCTTATGAATCTGGATTCCAGTACGGCAGGAATCAACACAGTGGATCGGTCCGTGGCGGGGGATACCGTACAAGAGAATGCGAATCAGCAAACGACTAGCGATTCTGACGTGCAAGGTATTCTGAGAATCGATAAGATCAATTTGAATCTACCGATTTTGTATGGGGCCACAAGCCAACATATGAAAACCACTGTTGCTCAAATCGAGAAAACAGGCAAAGTAGGCGAGGTCGGCAACGTGGCGATTGCTGGTCACCGCAGCCGAACCTACGGGAGAAATTTCAATCGACTCGCCGAAATGGAATCTGGCGATATCATTGAAGTGGAGACGAAGCATCAACATTATCAATATGTTGTTACGCAGAAAATGACCGTTAAGCCAGATGAAGTGTGGGTGTTGGAGCCGGAGGGTACGGAGAGAGAAATCACGCTTGTGACTTGCGAACCGATGGTGAATCCGACACATCGACTAATTATTAAAGGAAAAATGGTAGATGAGGAGCCGCGAAATCTCAATTGA
- a CDS encoding TetR/AcrR family transcriptional regulator, with protein sequence MKQEERREQTIRQLLQATKELLQQRGCHAITLKDIMEQSELSKGAIFHYVKRKDEIFAWVLQDRLEETNRRFMEDVQASPVNFDGPMDVIARNLSALEDSEDITNKVLMYLLGKEDEPAIAEVLHHYYERSVDFSKQWIVSGQQHGVIDTSVDADKTAEMFVMLTLGLRVRTSLPHQQFTCTAEDLSAFMGNILKLKS encoded by the coding sequence TTGAAACAGGAAGAACGCAGAGAACAGACGATTCGCCAGCTGCTTCAGGCGACCAAGGAACTCTTGCAACAGCGCGGCTGTCATGCGATAACTTTGAAGGATATCATGGAGCAATCCGAATTATCCAAAGGCGCTATTTTCCATTATGTAAAACGTAAAGACGAAATTTTTGCTTGGGTGCTGCAGGATCGGCTTGAGGAGACGAATCGACGATTTATGGAGGATGTCCAGGCGTCACCCGTGAATTTCGATGGACCGATGGACGTTATCGCTCGTAATCTGTCTGCGCTGGAGGACTCAGAGGATATCACCAATAAAGTCTTAATGTATTTGCTGGGGAAGGAAGATGAGCCGGCCATCGCCGAGGTGCTCCATCACTATTATGAACGGTCGGTAGACTTCTCGAAGCAATGGATCGTAAGTGGGCAGCAGCATGGTGTCATCGACACATCCGTGGATGCGGATAAAACGGCGGAGATGTTCGTCATGTTGACGCTAGGATTACGAGTACGCACCTCGCTTCCGCACCAGCAGTTCACGTGTACCGCCGAAGATTTATCAGCTTTCATGGGCAATATTCTGAAATTGAAATCTTAG
- a CDS encoding TetR/AcrR family transcriptional regulator, whose protein sequence is MEKEIKDTDGRHLRSKKTRQKLLKAARDVFLKEGFQHATINQIIKLANTGYGTAYTHFAGKDELLIVLIEDVMQRFFEIARFTFLPASKEEAKKIIVGQVLTFFQIAESERDILKVFAEAIGLSTAIKTKWEEIRHQFIQTIMNDITYSQQKGLARKDLNVGLVARQWFYANEMYQWEIVHHRHEATLEEIANTITTMYTDALYL, encoded by the coding sequence ATGGAAAAAGAAATCAAGGACACCGATGGCCGGCATTTACGATCCAAGAAGACAAGACAAAAACTACTAAAAGCGGCACGCGACGTCTTCTTAAAAGAAGGATTCCAACATGCGACCATCAATCAAATTATTAAGCTAGCAAATACAGGATACGGTACAGCCTACACCCATTTTGCCGGTAAAGATGAACTGTTGATCGTATTAATTGAAGATGTGATGCAGCGCTTCTTCGAGATTGCCCGCTTCACCTTCCTGCCGGCATCCAAAGAAGAGGCCAAAAAGATCATTGTCGGGCAGGTGCTCACCTTCTTCCAGATTGCCGAATCTGAGCGTGACATCTTGAAAGTATTCGCGGAAGCAATCGGTCTCTCCACGGCCATCAAGACGAAATGGGAAGAAATTCGCCATCAGTTCATTCAGACCATTATGAACGATATCACTTATTCGCAGCAAAAAGGTCTCGCTCGTAAAGACTTGAATGTTGGACTTGTAGCGCGCCAGTGGTTCTATGCGAATGAAATGTACCAATGGGAGATTGTTCATCATCGCCACGAGGCTACACTCGAAGAAATCGCAAACACGATTACGACCATGTATACGGACGCCCTCTACCTCTAA
- a CDS encoding glycerol-3-phosphate acyltransferase: MERQARPSEGQARSMIVLWIVCAFLSGSFMFSYWLGLAGRKNLKAIGDGNPGAMNLWKAQGYKAGFLGVILDFAKGYVPLVWIVHSGYAAGYGYFLIPLALAPIAGHAFSPFLKGKGGKAIAVTFGVWSAISSFEVSLVYAAILAAMKVGGYWMNRQKSTTVESDGMQVVCGMFLLAIYLVLAKFPTAILLVWLGNLIILVYTHRMELVSWLKKYAD, from the coding sequence ATGGAAAGGCAGGCTCGTCCAAGTGAGGGGCAGGCGAGATCCATGATCGTATTGTGGATTGTATGCGCATTTCTATCGGGCTCATTCATGTTCTCGTATTGGCTTGGTTTAGCGGGACGTAAAAATTTGAAAGCGATAGGCGATGGCAACCCTGGTGCAATGAATTTATGGAAGGCTCAAGGCTATAAAGCCGGTTTTCTCGGCGTCATCTTGGATTTTGCCAAAGGGTACGTACCTCTGGTTTGGATCGTCCATAGTGGTTATGCTGCGGGTTATGGTTATTTCCTCATTCCTCTCGCTTTGGCGCCGATTGCGGGCCATGCCTTTTCGCCGTTTCTCAAAGGTAAAGGAGGGAAAGCGATCGCGGTAACTTTTGGCGTCTGGAGTGCAATTTCGAGCTTTGAGGTTTCACTGGTGTATGCCGCGATATTGGCAGCGATGAAGGTAGGGGGCTACTGGATGAATAGGCAAAAATCCACGACCGTGGAGTCTGATGGTATGCAGGTTGTCTGCGGGATGTTCCTTCTTGCGATATACTTGGTCCTAGCGAAGTTCCCGACGGCGATTTTGCTTGTGTGGCTTGGCAATCTTATCATCCTTGTCTATACCCATCGTATGGAATTAGTGTCATGGTTGAAAAAGTATGCCGACTAG
- a CDS encoding MFS transporter, protein MNKGVISLNYLKSMIWLSFLAFCSVLNETVFNVSLPDIAAQYGISPAAANWVNTSFMLTFAIGTALYGKLSDIYGIKKLLVIGLLLYGAGSVLGLILHASYPGVIVARFMQGAGIGAVPALMMVIVARCIEPSQQGRAFGLIGSMVAFGEAIGPVIGGMITNHLHWSYLFILPMLTLLTLPFFLQTLPSEPAREGKTDILGATLLSLGIVAFTLYTTMFQWFFLGICLILFIGFAWRIRQAEQPFIEPSLFHRKTFIVGVITGSLLLGTVAGFIAMVPYLMKAVYQMPTSLIGAGILFPGTVSVILFGYLGGICVDRRGPIMTMGIGVGLITISFLSVAWIPDRTPWLITCAMVLTFGGLSFVKTVISTSVAGSLRSDESGSGMGFLNFACFLAEGIGVAIVGGLLTKGWLSVPFLPSITDTAAFLYSNMMLLFIIAIIGGSILFFAFYTRRSGKPEVSMTTK, encoded by the coding sequence ATGAACAAAGGGGTTATTTCTTTGAATTATCTAAAATCAATGATCTGGCTTAGCTTTTTAGCCTTTTGTAGTGTTCTTAATGAGACGGTATTTAACGTATCTCTGCCTGATATCGCAGCACAATACGGCATCTCTCCCGCTGCAGCGAATTGGGTCAATACGAGCTTCATGCTGACATTCGCCATCGGAACAGCCTTGTATGGGAAGTTATCCGACATTTACGGCATCAAGAAATTGCTAGTGATCGGACTGTTACTGTACGGCGCTGGATCGGTTTTGGGCCTGATACTTCATGCCTCTTATCCCGGCGTGATCGTCGCAAGATTTATGCAAGGCGCAGGAATCGGAGCGGTTCCTGCATTGATGATGGTTATCGTGGCGCGTTGCATCGAGCCAAGTCAACAAGGTAGAGCCTTTGGTCTCATCGGCTCCATGGTCGCCTTCGGCGAAGCGATTGGGCCGGTCATCGGCGGCATGATTACGAACCATTTGCATTGGTCCTACTTGTTCATCCTGCCGATGTTGACGCTTCTAACGCTTCCGTTCTTCCTTCAGACACTACCTAGTGAACCGGCTAGAGAAGGGAAGACCGATATCCTCGGGGCAACGTTGTTGTCTCTAGGCATTGTAGCGTTTACGCTCTACACCACGATGTTCCAATGGTTCTTCCTTGGGATTTGTCTCATCCTATTCATTGGATTTGCTTGGCGTATACGCCAAGCGGAGCAGCCTTTTATTGAGCCTTCGTTGTTCCACAGAAAGACGTTCATCGTCGGCGTTATCACTGGTAGTCTGTTGCTGGGCACGGTAGCAGGTTTTATCGCAATGGTTCCCTATCTGATGAAGGCTGTCTATCAAATGCCAACCAGTCTGATCGGTGCCGGCATCCTATTCCCTGGCACTGTCAGCGTCATCCTGTTCGGTTATCTCGGCGGCATCTGCGTCGATCGACGCGGGCCCATCATGACCATGGGCATTGGTGTTGGATTGATTACGATCAGTTTCTTGAGCGTGGCATGGATCCCTGATCGAACCCCATGGCTGATCACCTGTGCGATGGTGCTCACATTCGGCGGACTCTCGTTCGTAAAGACCGTCATCTCTACGAGTGTTGCGGGATCGCTTCGTTCCGATGAATCCGGGTCTGGGATGGGATTCCTGAACTTCGCATGCTTCCTGGCCGAAGGGATTGGTGTGGCGATCGTCGGCGGATTGCTTACGAAGGGATGGTTATCCGTCCCCTTCTTACCTTCAATTACGGATACGGCAGCATTCTTATACAGCAATATGATGCTGCTCTTCATCATCGCGATCATTGGAGGGAGCATTCTGTTTTTCGCGTTTTATACACGTAGATCAGGCAAGCCAGAGGTGTCGATGACAACAAAATAG
- a CDS encoding LPXTG cell wall anchor domain-containing protein, translating to MRKTRKWLSIYVVIAIVLNMMIPMAYAADLPENGLQIGAKGSSVTDAVYEISENIITRVRLTVGEDGHEQDVSEVRLDPGQRVKIYLDWALPANHGYKANSTFTFDLPDKFTLSQTLTGDLSGGVGSYTVTPEGEVTLLFNDTIENNQEMHGYFYVWRKLDASKLEDGTEQKVLFPFKDEIKDVSLHFKQKGTSMDKTGVADKGFNPSSIHWIVDLNKDERIIREPRLEDVIPAGLDLDEASIKVERLQVHLDGTVSVTNDVYRHYSHQVTDEMTAEGKKQQRLKLTFDNPIDHAYRVTYTTCIRTTEQATYSNHAMLYEGYDDQGQKPLMERTGNVSVKFSQSLSKKAGAYDPVTQTVNWAIEYNYNEQRIPKDQAYLVDTYNRPAQELVENSLEVYRVKINPDGRAALDPAPLAQDVDYTLDEQKSASQFKLSFKQDIQEGYYIRYQTKVKDRVFQDGQASNVVVMHDGKESQDSKPIREVILSKSGRITSYKDKEIQWTLQVNRDRQTMNNVVIRDSFADQGLTFLESSLRITGLEPDQQYIVAPDPDYTRGFQIKFIKPVTKDYIITYTTQFDSAAYDKQKVKTYKNRADMTWEDSSGAIQSIGKTADVTPIENMQHNGNKTGVYNAEDKSISWTIDINYNQHHIPNAVVTDQLTGEQTLLEGSLMVNKTSIDAKGQIIVGERFDAYDVEWTKSQGDAVDGFQITFRDPIDSSYRITYTTSLKSLSVDREYANHATLYDNTGGAGTKLFEQSKTIAPVYGGESIDKKGRQGTAVNDMDHAYWTIHINRSQSYIAENAVLEDTMSPNQIPLKDTFRLYQLKADANGRLSKVGEVDPQHYTLEFHENAAADSPTFTITFHQALESAYVLEYQTYMNAVHLEKVTNSVSFAGKTAQEIGDSANQEIVADFAGAGGGAIHAVKGNITVVKVDAADPNHKLSGAKFELYNAAGDKLLATSDATDHEGKAQFINFKSGDYQIKEIIAPSGYVADTQWIKVKFDANNTTQTFVVKNKKIQQAFVLTKVDQDDTTRTLAGAVFRLEKKVAGGMQIVSGKEALTTDHQGQVVLANLEPGDYQLIELKAPKGYKLDPAPISFTIDPNQTVIKEYTMTNRVIDNGSVELTKVDGFNGAPLEGVLFELQDAYGHPVRSQLKTDADGKIMVDGLAAGRYQFVEVAPLRDYDALAEPLPFDIANEDQVKLRAENHLTPGSVKLTKVEAEQPMLRLQGAVFKLLDADKRPVQDREGNELELFVTDKHGEMSLSDLRPGIYYVEEVQAPVGYRVDNRYTKIEVVKGKEVAVIVKNARDTIGGRDGENPVTEPPIPPDPNKPIGPTDPVDPSEPGTGTPDEPSGGGEDGASPSDGDADGGTSEQGGGKDQQPPAINEEKGRRPNAEGSEGGNNGKGKFLPKTGEDSPLPIQLAGLSIMLLGIVIFAYQRNRSHHS from the coding sequence ATGAGGAAAACGAGGAAATGGCTATCTATCTATGTAGTTATTGCAATAGTACTGAACATGATGATTCCGATGGCTTATGCTGCGGATTTGCCTGAGAATGGTCTGCAAATCGGCGCAAAGGGAAGCAGTGTAACGGATGCCGTCTATGAGATTTCAGAGAATATCATTACTAGGGTCAGGCTAACGGTCGGAGAAGACGGACACGAGCAGGATGTCTCCGAGGTCAGACTGGATCCGGGGCAACGCGTGAAGATTTATTTGGACTGGGCGCTGCCGGCGAATCATGGGTATAAGGCGAACTCCACCTTCACATTTGATCTGCCGGATAAATTTACGCTTAGTCAGACGTTAACCGGGGATCTGTCAGGTGGTGTTGGATCGTACACCGTAACGCCGGAAGGCGAGGTAACGCTGCTGTTCAACGACACCATTGAGAATAATCAGGAAATGCACGGTTATTTCTATGTATGGCGCAAGCTGGATGCATCGAAGTTAGAGGACGGTACGGAGCAGAAAGTGCTGTTCCCGTTCAAAGATGAGATCAAAGATGTATCATTGCATTTCAAGCAAAAAGGCACGTCAATGGATAAAACAGGCGTCGCAGACAAGGGGTTTAATCCCAGCTCCATTCATTGGATCGTCGATTTGAACAAGGATGAGCGCATTATTCGCGAACCTCGCTTAGAAGATGTGATCCCTGCGGGACTTGATCTTGACGAAGCATCCATCAAGGTAGAGCGGCTGCAGGTTCACCTGGATGGGACGGTCAGCGTAACGAATGATGTCTATCGTCATTATTCGCATCAAGTAACTGACGAGATGACAGCGGAGGGGAAGAAGCAGCAGCGGTTAAAGCTAACCTTCGATAATCCGATCGATCATGCATACCGCGTAACCTATACGACGTGCATTCGTACGACAGAACAAGCGACGTATAGCAATCACGCGATGCTGTATGAGGGATACGATGATCAGGGCCAGAAGCCGCTGATGGAGCGTACGGGTAACGTCAGCGTGAAGTTTAGCCAATCGCTATCCAAAAAAGCAGGAGCCTATGACCCCGTGACGCAGACGGTGAATTGGGCGATTGAATACAATTACAATGAGCAGCGAATCCCGAAGGATCAAGCTTATCTGGTCGATACGTACAATCGTCCGGCGCAGGAACTCGTCGAGAACTCGCTTGAGGTCTATCGCGTCAAGATCAACCCGGATGGACGAGCGGCACTAGATCCTGCGCCGCTTGCGCAAGATGTGGATTATACATTGGATGAACAAAAGTCCGCATCGCAGTTCAAACTAAGCTTCAAACAAGATATTCAAGAAGGTTACTATATTCGTTATCAGACGAAAGTAAAGGACCGTGTCTTCCAGGATGGGCAAGCATCCAATGTCGTCGTGATGCATGACGGTAAGGAAAGCCAGGATTCGAAGCCGATTCGGGAAGTCATCCTATCGAAGAGCGGACGAATTACAAGCTATAAAGACAAAGAGATTCAGTGGACGCTGCAGGTGAATCGAGATCGACAGACCATGAACAACGTCGTCATTCGAGATTCGTTCGCGGATCAAGGATTAACATTTCTCGAGAGTAGTCTACGCATCACAGGGCTCGAGCCTGATCAGCAATATATCGTCGCGCCGGATCCCGATTATACGCGAGGATTCCAGATCAAGTTCATAAAGCCTGTGACGAAGGACTACATCATCACGTACACGACCCAATTTGATTCAGCTGCTTATGATAAGCAGAAGGTGAAGACGTATAAGAACCGGGCGGATATGACTTGGGAGGATTCTTCAGGAGCTATCCAATCCATTGGTAAGACGGCTGATGTCACACCGATCGAGAACATGCAGCATAATGGGAACAAGACAGGTGTCTATAACGCTGAAGACAAATCGATTTCATGGACGATCGATATCAATTACAACCAACATCATATTCCGAATGCGGTTGTAACTGATCAATTGACGGGTGAGCAGACATTATTAGAAGGTTCGCTCATGGTCAACAAAACGTCGATTGATGCCAAAGGTCAGATTATTGTCGGAGAACGATTCGATGCATACGACGTAGAATGGACGAAATCGCAGGGCGATGCCGTTGATGGATTCCAAATTACGTTCCGGGATCCGATTGATTCATCGTATCGAATAACGTATACGACAAGTTTGAAGTCCTTGTCCGTAGATCGCGAATATGCGAATCATGCAACGCTCTATGACAATACTGGTGGTGCGGGTACGAAGCTGTTCGAACAATCCAAGACAATCGCTCCAGTGTATGGTGGGGAGTCGATTGATAAGAAGGGGCGTCAAGGCACAGCGGTGAACGACATGGATCATGCGTATTGGACGATTCATATCAACCGCAGCCAATCCTATATTGCCGAGAACGCGGTCTTGGAAGATACAATGTCACCGAATCAGATTCCGTTAAAGGATACATTCAGACTCTATCAACTGAAAGCCGATGCGAATGGGCGATTGAGCAAAGTAGGCGAGGTTGATCCGCAGCACTATACGCTTGAGTTCCATGAGAACGCAGCGGCAGACAGCCCAACCTTTACGATAACGTTCCATCAGGCGCTTGAGAGCGCATATGTATTGGAATATCAGACCTACATGAATGCCGTGCATCTCGAGAAAGTGACGAATAGCGTATCTTTCGCCGGGAAGACCGCTCAAGAAATCGGAGATTCTGCGAATCAGGAGATTGTCGCTGACTTTGCCGGTGCAGGCGGTGGCGCGATTCATGCGGTAAAAGGAAATATAACCGTTGTTAAAGTAGATGCCGCTGATCCGAATCACAAGCTGTCAGGCGCCAAGTTCGAACTCTATAATGCAGCTGGCGACAAGCTGCTCGCCACATCCGACGCGACGGATCATGAAGGTAAGGCACAATTTATCAACTTCAAATCGGGCGATTATCAAATCAAGGAAATCATCGCTCCATCAGGGTATGTGGCGGATACACAATGGATAAAAGTGAAGTTTGACGCCAATAACACGACACAGACATTCGTGGTGAAGAACAAGAAGATTCAGCAAGCATTCGTGCTGACGAAGGTGGATCAAGATGATACCACGCGAACATTAGCAGGCGCCGTCTTCCGATTGGAGAAGAAGGTTGCAGGTGGGATGCAGATTGTAAGCGGGAAGGAAGCTCTAACAACAGATCATCAAGGACAAGTGGTCTTGGCGAATCTGGAGCCAGGTGACTATCAGTTGATCGAACTCAAGGCGCCGAAGGGATATAAGCTGGATCCTGCGCCGATCTCGTTCACGATTGATCCGAATCAGACCGTCATCAAGGAATATACGATGACGAACCGCGTGATCGATAACGGCTCGGTTGAATTGACGAAGGTCGATGGGTTCAATGGCGCTCCGCTTGAAGGTGTCTTGTTCGAGTTGCAAGATGCGTATGGCCATCCGGTTAGATCGCAACTGAAGACTGATGCCGATGGCAAGATCATGGTCGATGGTCTCGCGGCAGGGCGCTACCAATTCGTCGAGGTTGCTCCGCTAAGGGATTATGATGCGCTAGCAGAGCCGCTCCCGTTCGACATTGCAAACGAAGACCAGGTGAAGCTCCGAGCAGAGAATCACCTCACACCAGGGTCTGTGAAGCTGACAAAGGTGGAAGCGGAACAGCCGATGCTGCGATTGCAAGGGGCTGTGTTCAAGCTGCTCGATGCAGATAAACGGCCTGTGCAAGACCGTGAAGGCAACGAGCTAGAGCTATTCGTGACAGACAAGCATGGAGAAATGAGTCTCTCGGACCTTCGGCCAGGCATCTACTATGTCGAGGAGGTCCAAGCGCCGGTGGGTTATCGAGTGGATAACCGCTATACCAAAATCGAGGTGGTAAAAGGAAAAGAAGTCGCGGTTATCGTGAAAAATGCTCGCGACACCATCGGTGGGCGAGACGGGGAAAACCCAGTTACGGAACCACCTA